TTTTACGGTCATGATGCCGCTAGAACTTATGAACGTCTCTGAAGGAACGAACCGGACAATGGGATCAATACTTATCGGCGTTGCAACTATTTCTCTTTTGGTTGGCGGGATTGGCATTATGAATATTGTTCTCGTGTCGGTAGCGGAGCGGACTTGCGAAATCGGGGTTCGCGTGGCAGTAGGTGCCAGGCGAGGCCACATTCTGGTCCAGTTTCTGATTGAAGCCATGATCCTAAGCGTTTTGGGTGGCCTTGTGGGAATCGCTGTGGGCATTCTAGGAGCCCTGGTCATCACGATTGTCGCTGGATGGCCCACCATTATTACAGCAGAATCTATTGGGACCGCCTTGTTCTTTTCGCTGATTATTGGTCTCTTCTCTGGATTGTACCCATCGAATAAAGCCGCCCGCTTGAATCCAATCGATGCACTCCGCTATGAGTGACCCTGCACGTATATGGTATTGCCACGATCAACAATTCGCTCTATGCAAACGGTTCAAGCTTTTAGTGGTGAGATAGCAATCTTTCGCAAACCTGTTCACGCCGAGGCAGCGTCCTTGGTGGTCAGTATGAAACTCCTCGTCTTAATCCCTGCTGCATCAAGAACCGATACCCCCTTTCTGCTTACCACTGTGCATCCAACCTATCCCCAGTATTAGTTCAAGTCAGTCGGAGTGCCCCTCGGCAACCGACCTTGAGCTCAGTCGCAGCATGAGCCTCTTTCAAGAAAATCTCGAGGTAGCCATTGCTATTGATCAGCGCGCGGGGTTTCTGTCGGTCGCCTTCACTGTAGCTGGCGACAAGTCCGTTTATCGGATGTCCGGCCACCCGGATAAGCGGGCTCGGCCGTTTCGTGACTGCCTCCAGTTCCTTCAGTAGGGCTGCGGAGATGTTGGAAATCAGATTACCGAATCGATCGATATAGACGATCTCTCCCAACAGCGTTCCCGATTCCCAACGCGGTTTACTGATCGGAAATGTCTTGGCATCACAGACCACCGGGCCGAACGCTGAGACCGGCTGATTTTTGGTGAGCCAGGCAGCAGCAGGAGCGAAGAGGTCTCGCCCATCGAACGTGGTCCCTGCGGATTCTAACTTAAATTGTCTGTTGGTAATTTCTCGCACTTCGACCTGGCTTTCCTCATCGAAAATATAGCTCAGCACCCCATTGTCCGGTGCCAGGAAGAAGTATCGATCGGTGTTGACCAAAAGGGGACGGCGGAGACTCCCCACACCAGGATCCACCACAACAACATGAATAGTGCCATCAGGAAATGATGCGTAACAGCATTTCAAGATGTAGGCAGCTTCTTCGACGGCATGTGGCCTGATATGATGGGAAAGATCGACGACCGTCGTCTGTGGATTAATCGTGAGGATGACCCCTTTCATGCTTCCCACGAAGTAGTCGCGATCGCCGAAGTCTGTCAGGAGGGTAATGAGAGGCAGTGCCTGCGGCACGCTACAACTCCTCGAACCGGATCTCCACCACTTCGTATTCAACCAACTTGGCAGGCGTCTTGACCTCGACAAAATCGCCCACCCGCTTGCCGATCAGGGCGCGCCCAACGGGCGACTGTACTGAGATTTTGTTAAATTTCATGTCTGCCTCATCCTGCCCAACAAGGGTATATTGTTTCTTGGACTGAGACTCTTGTTCGACCACCAGAACGGTCGCACCAAAGACGACGGTATCCGACGTGCGGCCAGCGGTTTCAATCACTCGAGCGTCGGCCAGCTTCGATTCGATCTCGGCAATCCGCGATTCGATGAATCCTTGCCGCTCTTTGGCTGCATCATACTCGGCATTCTCGCTCAAATCACCGTGGGAACGAGCCTCCGCAATGGCTTCGATAACGCGAGGCCGCTCCACTTTTCGGAGTCGGTCCAGTTCGGCTTTCAACGCCTCATATCCTTTTTTAGTAATCGGTGTCGGCATGATAACGAAATCCCTTTATGACAGGCGGTGATATTCCTGCAACGCTCGGATTGTCAACTCCTTCTTGAGCATGGCTTCAAGAGCCATCACCGCGGCTCGGGCTCCACGCATTGTTGTAAAGTACGCTAACCCTTTAATGAGAGCTTCGCGACGAATGGAGAGTGAGTCTTGATGAGAAGACGCGGTCCTGACCGTATTAACAACCAACGTGATCTGCCCATTTTTAATGTGGTCGACGATGTGCGGACGCCCTTCTCTTACCTTATTGACCGTCTCAACATCGAGTCCTTTTTCACGCAAGTACGACGCGGTACCCCTTGTGCTCTCTATTTTAAAGCCCAGCCCTCTTAGCTGTTTGGCAACTTCTAGTGCCGCTGGTCGATCCGAATCTTTGACGCTGATGAAGGCCGTTCCACCTATGGGTAGCGTGGCTCCAGCCCCAGCTTGAGATTTGGCGAACGCCCATCCGAAGTCACCGTCAATACCCATCACTTCGCCAGTCGATTTCATCTCAGGCCCCAAAAGCACATCGACTCCGGAGAATTTGGTGAATGGAAAGACCGCTTCCTTTACCGACAAATGGGACGGTATGCGCGCCTCGGTAAATCCCAAATCTCGCAAGCTTTTTCCCACCATCGTTTTCATCGCCAGTTTGGCAAGTGGTGTCCCGATAGCTTTACTGACGAACGGCACGGTCCTGGACCCTCGAGGATTCACCTCGAGCACATACACTGTATTACCTTTCACGGCGAACTGGGCGTTCATGAGTCCTACGACGCCGAGTTCCAGGGCCAGCGCGGTCATCTGACGGCGAATCTCCTCGACGATCTTCTGGTCGAGTGAGTAAGGAGGTAGTGAACAAGCAGAATCACCGGAGTGCACTCCGGCTTCCTCTATGTGCTCCATGATGCCCGCGACCACAACGTGCTTCCCGTCAGAAATGGCGTCGGCATCTACCTCTATCGCATCCGATAGGTATTGATCGATCAGGACAGGATGCTTCGGCGACGCTTTGACCGCAGACCCCATATAGGCGAGTAAGCCAGCTTCGTCGTACACAATCTGCATAGACCGCCCGCCGAGAACGTAGGAAGGCCGCACCATCACAGGATAGGCAATCTGAGACGCCACCTGCACGGCTTCCTCGACCGATCGCGCCATCCCGCTGTCAGCTTGCCGTAGCCCTAGCTTGCCTAAGAGCTCACGGAATCGCTCACGATCTTCCGCCCGATCAATGGCGTCCGGACTTGTGCCGAGGATCCGCACACCGGCCTTCGCCAGCGGTAAGGCCAGCTTCAGCGGTGTCTGTCCGCCAAACTGTAGGACCACACCCAACGGCTGCTCACACTGAACAATGTTCAGGACATCTTCCTCTGTCAGCGGCTCAAAATAGAGTCGATCGGACGTATCGTAATCCGTACTGACCGTTTCCGGATTACAGTTGACCATGATCGTTTCGATTCCTTCGTCCCGTAAGGCCATGGCTGCATGCACGCAGCAATAGTCGAATTCAATCCCTTGCCCGATTCGATTCGGCCCGCCCCCCAAAATAATCACCTTTTTCCGGTCCGTCGGCCTCGCTTCGCATTCGCTTCCGTAGGTTGAATAAAGATAGGGAGTATGGGCCTCAAACTCTGCAGCACAGGTATCCACCCGCTTGTACGTCACCCTTCTCGATTGTGCGGCTTGGAGCCGCTGCTTCGACACAGCGGCTGCCGTCGCACCAACCAAGTGTGCAATCCGATCATCCGCAAAACCCAATTCCTTGGCTTCCCACAACAATGCGTCATCAACTCTAGCCGACCTGTTTCCAGATTGACCCACCAATCTGTCTTCGAACTGGAGTAGTTCCCTGATTTGTTCCAAAAACCAGTGGTCGATTTTGGTCAAGGCAAACAGCGCATCATTGGAGAGGCCGAGACGCATCCCATCGGCCACATGCCAAAGTCGCTCCGGAATCGGCGTTCGCAACACCTGGCGAACGCGCTCCACACCGGCCTCCCGATCGAACCCTTCAGGGATACCGCGGTCCAATCCCATCCGAGAGGCAAACCCGTTTAGGTCCAACTCGAGCGAACGGATCGCCTTCTGCAACGCTTCCTTGAATGTCCGCCCGATCGCCATCGCTTCTCCGACTGATTTCATCTGGGTCGTGAGAGTCGGGTCAGCTCCTCTGAATTTCTGAAAGGCAAATCGAGGAATCTTGACGACCACATAGTCGATCGTCGGCTCGAACGAAGCCTTGGTCACTCCTGTGATGTCGTTGGTGATCTCATCCAGCGTATAGCCAACCGCTAACTTGGCGGCGATTTTCGCGATGGGAAACCCCGTCGCTTTCGAAGCCAGGGCTGAGCTTCGAGAAACACGCGGGTTCATTTCGATGATGACCATCTCGCCGTTCTCCGGGTTGACCCCGAACTGAATATTCGATCCTCCCGTATCAACACCGATTTCGCGGATGATCCGAATGGCTGCGTCCCGCATTCGTTGATACTCTTTGTCCGTCAGCGTCATCGCCGGAGCCACGGTGATGCTGTCGCCGGTATGGACGCCCATGGGGTCTAGGTTCTCGATGGGACAGACGATGACGACGTTATCCTTCAGATCCCGCATGACTTCGAGTTCGAATTCTTTCCATCCGATCACTGACTGTTCGATGAGCACTTGGCTGACAGGGCTCATCGCCAATCCCCAATCGACAACCCGATCGAACTCTTCGCGGTTATAGGCGATGTTCCCGCCGGTTCCTCCCAAGGTGAACGACGGGCGAACAATGGCAGGGAATCCGACCCGGTCGAGTACGCGAAGGGCTTCGCCACGAGTATGAGCGGTACCGCTCTCCGGAACCCTCAACCCGATTCGCTGCATCGCCTGCTTGAACGCCTCTCGATCCTCAGCCTTATGAATGGCCTCCGCCGATGCTCCGATGAGCTTTACGCCATACTTTTCGAGCGTTCCTCGCTTCACCAGCCCCATCGTGGTATTGAGCGCCGTTTGTCCCCCCATTGTGGGAAGCAACGCATCGGGACGTTCCCGTTCAATCACTTTTTCGACCACGTCGACCGTGATCGGCTCGACGTAGGTACGATCAGCTAGTTCAGGATCCGTCATGATCGTCGCCGGATTGCTATTGATCAGGATGATCCGGTAGCCCTCCTCCTTGAGTGCCTTGCAGGCCTGCGTTCCTGAATAGTCAAATTCACAGGCCTGGCCGATGATGATCGGGCCTGATCCGATCAGGAGTATCGATTCGATGTCGGTGCGTTTCGGCATGCAGTCCTTGAAAAGATCAACTGGTTCTCGGCATGACCGGACCAATCGGTGGCTGATAGGGCGCCGGACGCGGCGGAGTGCTTGGTCCCCCGTCGGGCGGGTGATAGAGCGGCAGGACGTCCGGTAACCACGCTTCAATCTGATTGATACGAGTCACATCGGAAGGATGGGTGGAAAGAAACTCGGGGATGGCCTGTTGAGATCGGAAGCACAGTTTATCGATCATCTGGCGCGGGCATCCGCTCATCCGTTCCCAAAATGGAACGGCTTCCCGGGGATCATACCCCGCCTGGGCCATGAGCCGGAGTCCGATATAATCCGCCTCAGACTCCTGTCTCCGATTGAAGGGTAAGGATACGTTCACTCCGTACGCCCCGAGAAGGCCTTGGATCGCTCCTCCTTGGGCATGACCGGATACTGCGGCGCCCAAGGCACCGAGTTGTGCGATTTGGTCGATAATGCTTCGGCTCATTCGTTCCACACCATGGCGTTGCAGTGCATGAGCAATTTCGTGTCCCATCACCGTGGCCAAGCCGACATCGTTTTTCGTTACCTTGAGGATTCCTGTAAAGACCGCGACTTTTCCACCGGGCAAACAAAAAGCGTTCACCGTCTTGTCATCATCGATTACGGCAAATTCCCATTGGTATTCCGGTTTGCGCGCCACATCCGCGATCCGTCTCCCCACCCGCTGGATCATTTCATTGGAATCGGGGTTCTCGCTCAATCGAGCCTGACGCAGAACTTCACGGTACGCGCTGATTCCGAATTGCATTTCCTTCTCTTCTGAAAAGAAAATCAGCTGGTCACGTCCAGTCCCCGGCGCGCGATAACAGCCGGCCAGACTGCTGAAGAGACTGAGAGCGGAACCGGTCCCTAGCGCTATACAGACTCCCATAGCTCCACGGGCACCGAGATACAAAACGGCACGACGCCCGATCGACGTCGCTAAGGCGCGCTCGATCGACGGGCCATCTGCGCGATAGCTTTTGTAATCGCTGGTCATCTTTCTTTAGGGCATCCACAAATACATGAACTGAGGGGTTCCGCCGCGAACCATAGAGAGAAGATCGATGTTGGCGATACTCATCAAGCCAGGGCCTGGTGCGAAGAGGCGTGAGTAGATATTGTTCTGATATTCTCCCCGGCGACCATAGGTCACAACCCGTGCCTCTGCGAGTCCGGCCTTTTTTTTGGCCAGTTCCAAGGCATCGTCCAAGTAGCCAATCTCATCGACCAATCCGGCTGCCTTGGCCTGTTCGCCCGAGTAGATCCTTCCATCAGCCAGTTTCTTGATCTGATCGGCTGACAAATTGGGCCGACCGGCCTGCACCACCGAAAGAAACCGTTGATAGAAAGAGTCGATCACGCTTTGGAAGATGACTCGTTCCTCAAGAGTCATCATTCGAAACGGAGACCCCATGTCTTTCCGAGGACCGGATGTAATGGCGGATGCTTCGACTCCGACCTTTTCCAAAAGCCCCTTGGCATTCACGGTGAGCATGATCACCCCAATGCTACCGGTGACCGTCGATGGATGGACGAGGACGGTATCACTGGCCATAGCCAAGTAATATCCGCCAGAAGCGGCCACATCCATCATTGACGCGATCACGGGAATCTTCTTCTTGGTCTTAAACTCCTTCAACTCGTGGTACATGATATCCGAGGCCGTCACCGTTCCCCCGGGGCTGTTGATCCGAACCACCATAGCCTTGATCTTCTCATCCTTCGATGCTCGCGTCAGTTCCTCTTTGAATGTGGCAAGCATGTTAGGTTGGGGTATCAACCCATCCTTGTCTTGCGAACTGATCAGCCCTGAAAAATCGAGCAACAGCACCTTGCCGTCGCCGGTCCCGCTGAGCTGCACCTCCTGAACTGGGCCCGATGGTTCGAGCAAATTGATCGTAATACAGCCAGCTTGCAATCCAATGAGGCTGACGGCACCGAGTACACGTAGCACAGAACAGACTTTACGCATAAGTCTTCTCCATTAACTGTATAAATTCGGTGAACAAATACGCAGAATCATGTGGTCCTGGAGACGCTTCCGGATGATACTGCACCGAGAAGACAGGACGATCCAGGCAGACC
This genomic stretch from Nitrospiraceae bacterium harbors:
- a CDS encoding SAM-dependent chlorinase/fluorinase, with product MPQALPLITLLTDFGDRDYFVGSMKGVILTINPQTTVVDLSHHIRPHAVEEAAYILKCCYASFPDGTIHVVVVDPGVGSLRRPLLVNTDRYFFLAPDNGVLSYIFDEESQVEVREITNRQFKLESAGTTFDGRDLFAPAAAWLTKNQPVSAFGPVVCDAKTFPISKPRWESGTLLGEIVYIDRFGNLISNISAALLKELEAVTKRPSPLIRVAGHPINGLVASYSEGDRQKPRALINSNGYLEIFLKEAHAATELKVGCRGALRLT
- the greA gene encoding transcription elongation factor GreA; this translates as MPTPITKKGYEALKAELDRLRKVERPRVIEAIAEARSHGDLSENAEYDAAKERQGFIESRIAEIESKLADARVIETAGRTSDTVVFGATVLVVEQESQSKKQYTLVGQDEADMKFNKISVQSPVGRALIGKRVGDFVEVKTPAKLVEYEVVEIRFEEL
- the carB gene encoding carbamoyl-phosphate synthase large subunit, with the translated sequence MPKRTDIESILLIGSGPIIIGQACEFDYSGTQACKALKEEGYRIILINSNPATIMTDPELADRTYVEPITVDVVEKVIERERPDALLPTMGGQTALNTTMGLVKRGTLEKYGVKLIGASAEAIHKAEDREAFKQAMQRIGLRVPESGTAHTRGEALRVLDRVGFPAIVRPSFTLGGTGGNIAYNREEFDRVVDWGLAMSPVSQVLIEQSVIGWKEFELEVMRDLKDNVVIVCPIENLDPMGVHTGDSITVAPAMTLTDKEYQRMRDAAIRIIREIGVDTGGSNIQFGVNPENGEMVIIEMNPRVSRSSALASKATGFPIAKIAAKLAVGYTLDEITNDITGVTKASFEPTIDYVVVKIPRFAFQKFRGADPTLTTQMKSVGEAMAIGRTFKEALQKAIRSLELDLNGFASRMGLDRGIPEGFDREAGVERVRQVLRTPIPERLWHVADGMRLGLSNDALFALTKIDHWFLEQIRELLQFEDRLVGQSGNRSARVDDALLWEAKELGFADDRIAHLVGATAAAVSKQRLQAAQSRRVTYKRVDTCAAEFEAHTPYLYSTYGSECEARPTDRKKVIILGGGPNRIGQGIEFDYCCVHAAMALRDEGIETIMVNCNPETVSTDYDTSDRLYFEPLTEEDVLNIVQCEQPLGVVLQFGGQTPLKLALPLAKAGVRILGTSPDAIDRAEDRERFRELLGKLGLRQADSGMARSVEEAVQVASQIAYPVMVRPSYVLGGRSMQIVYDEAGLLAYMGSAVKASPKHPVLIDQYLSDAIEVDADAISDGKHVVVAGIMEHIEEAGVHSGDSACSLPPYSLDQKIVEEIRRQMTALALELGVVGLMNAQFAVKGNTVYVLEVNPRGSRTVPFVSKAIGTPLAKLAMKTMVGKSLRDLGFTEARIPSHLSVKEAVFPFTKFSGVDVLLGPEMKSTGEVMGIDGDFGWAFAKSQAGAGATLPIGGTAFISVKDSDRPAALEVAKQLRGLGFKIESTRGTASYLREKGLDVETVNKVREGRPHIVDHIKNGQITLVVNTVRTASSHQDSLSIRREALIKGLAYFTTMRGARAAVMALEAMLKKELTIRALQEYHRLS
- a CDS encoding M48 family metallopeptidase translates to MTSDYKSYRADGPSIERALATSIGRRAVLYLGARGAMGVCIALGTGSALSLFSSLAGCYRAPGTGRDQLIFFSEEKEMQFGISAYREVLRQARLSENPDSNEMIQRVGRRIADVARKPEYQWEFAVIDDDKTVNAFCLPGGKVAVFTGILKVTKNDVGLATVMGHEIAHALQRHGVERMSRSIIDQIAQLGALGAAVSGHAQGGAIQGLLGAYGVNVSLPFNRRQESEADYIGLRLMAQAGYDPREAVPFWERMSGCPRQMIDKLCFRSQQAIPEFLSTHPSDVTRINQIEAWLPDVLPLYHPPDGGPSTPPRPAPYQPPIGPVMPRTS
- the sppA gene encoding signal peptide peptidase SppA; protein product: MRKVCSVLRVLGAVSLIGLQAGCITINLLEPSGPVQEVQLSGTGDGKVLLLDFSGLISSQDKDGLIPQPNMLATFKEELTRASKDEKIKAMVVRINSPGGTVTASDIMYHELKEFKTKKKIPVIASMMDVAASGGYYLAMASDTVLVHPSTVTGSIGVIMLTVNAKGLLEKVGVEASAITSGPRKDMGSPFRMMTLEERVIFQSVIDSFYQRFLSVVQAGRPNLSADQIKKLADGRIYSGEQAKAAGLVDEIGYLDDALELAKKKAGLAEARVVTYGRRGEYQNNIYSRLFAPGPGLMSIANIDLLSMVRGGTPQFMYLWMP